Genomic segment of Gemmatimonadaceae bacterium:
TGGAGAACTTTCCGTGGACGCGCCTGCCCGGAGTGGAGATGCCGGCGATGCAGCGCCCGATGCTCGACATGGCCCGTGTGCGGACGCTCGACCCGATGAGCATGCGGGGCTACATCGGCGACGGTAACTACGGCGGACTATACCAGAGACCGGACGCAGACATGCTCGCGCTGTGGCAGATTGCGGTCGAGGAGACGCGCGCGCTTCTCACCGGATCCTGGGGCAGCGCCTGAGCGTCGCTGATGCGATTCCTCGTCTGGGGCGCAGGCGCGATCGGTGGAACACTCGGCGCCTACCTCGCGCGCGCGGGGCACGACGTAACGTTCGTCGACACGGTTACTGAACACGTTACGGCGATCGACAGCGCCGGCATCGTGATCACCGGACCGATCGCCGAGTTCACGCAGCGTGTGCCCGCGTTCACGCCGGTAACGTTGGCGGGCACGTGGGACACGATCGTCCTCGCGACCAAGGCACACCATACTGAGGCGGCGACGCGAGCGATCCTGCCGCACTTGAGCGACGACGGTTGCGTGGTCTCGGCGCAGAACGGGCTCAATGAGCTCACGATCGCGCGTATCGTCGGCGAGACGCGCACCGTCGGCTCGTTCGTGAACTTCGGCGCGGACTACATCGAGCCCGGCGTCATTCATTACGGCGGACGCGGCGCGGTGGTGCTCGGCGAGATCGATGGGCGCGTCACTACCCGAATTTCCGCCATTCACGAGGCGTGGCTGCGCTTCGACGATCGCGCCATCGTCACGCCGAACATCTTCGGGTATTTGTGGGGCAAGGAGGCGTATGGCGCGATGCTCTTCGCGACCGCTCTCACGAACGAGTCCATCGCCGACGCGCTGGCGATGTCGCGCTATCGGAATCTCTACGTCGCCCTGGCGCGCGAGATTTTGGGAGTCGCTCAGGCGCGCGGCGTGACGCCAGAAGCGTTCGACGGATTCGACCCGTCGGCGTACCTGCCATCGGCCTCGGATGACGCCGCGGCTGCCTCGCTCGACGCGCTGGTCGCGCACAACCGGAAGTCGGCCAAGACCCACAGCGGCATCTGGCGCGACCTCGCGGTGCGCAAGCGGCGCACCGAAGTCGATGCGCAACTCGGCATCGTCGTCACGCTCGGCAATGAGGCCGGCGTCGCGACGCCGCTCACGGCGCGATTGGTCGAGTTGATCCACGAAATCGAGGACGCACGGCGGCCTCAGTCGCTCGAGACCCTCGACGCGCTCACCACCGCGCAGCCCGCGTTCCGCTGATGGAATTCGATTTTGGCGGCAAGACGATCGTCGTGACCGGCGCGGCTCACGGATTTGGCCGCGCCATCAGCCTCGCCTTCGCGCGGCGGGGCGGAAACGTGTGGGCCTGCGACGTGCTCGCGGACGAGCTGCGTGAAACCGAGCGGCTCGCGCGCGGCCATGACGGCGCGTGCTCCACGCGCGTCGTCGACGTTCGCGACAAGGACGCGGTCGACCGATTCGTCGAAGAAGCGGGCGCCGCGTCCAGCCGCATCGACGTGCTGGTGAACAACGCCGGCGGCGTCCTCGGTCAGATCGGGCGCCCTCTCGAGCAGATCGCGCCGAACGAGTGGCAAAGCATCTTCGACGTCAACGTGAGCGGCGCGTTCTACTGCTCGCAGGCGGCGGCGCCGCGAATGAAAGCGGCACGCGCCGGGCGAATCGTCAACATCTCGAGCGGCGCGGGACTCGGCATCAGTCTCACGGGCATTCAGGCCTATGCCGCGGCCAAGGCGGCGCAAATCGGATTGACTCGCCAGCTGGCGCACGAGCTCGGCGCGTGGGGCATCACCGTGAACAACATCGCGCCCGGTTTCGTTCGCTCGAATCCGACGACAGAGCGCCAGTGGGAGTCGTACGGCGAGGCGGGGCAACGCGAGCTCGTCGAACGCATCGCGCTCAAACGGCTCGGGACACCGGACGACATCGCGCACGCGGTGCTCTTCTTCGCGTCGGATTACGCGGGGTGGATCACGGGGCAGGTGTTGTCGGTGGACGGAGGCAAATGATGAGCGCCGCTTCGACCGAGCCGTCGACGCCGGCGCGGCTCGCCGCCGTACTCGCGGCGCTGCAATCGAGCCACGAACGGATTCTCGACGAGTTGATCGAGTTCGCGTCGATTCCGAGCGTGAGCACCGATCCCGCGCACGCGGCTGCCGTCGCCGCGGCGACGGGTTGGGTGGCCGCGAAGCTCGCGGCCGCGGGACCGATCAAGGTCAGAACGATCGCGACGGCCGGCAATCCGGTGGTGTATGGCGAGTGGCTCGGCACGCCTCACGCAATGACGGCCCTCGTCTACGGCCACTACGACGTGCAGCCGCCGGATCCGCTGGAAAAGTGGCAAAGCCCCCCGTTCACGCCGACGATCCGCGGCGGGAAGCTCTACGCGCGCGGCGTGTCCGACGACAAGGGGCCGATGCTCATTCCGATCAAGGTGGCCGAGGCGTTTTTCGCCGCCGACGGCACGCTCCCGATCAATCTGAAGTTCATGTTCGAGGGCGAGGAGGAAATCGGCAGCCCGAGCCTCGATGCGTTCATTCGCGACCACAAGGAGCTGCTGGCCGCCGACTTCGTGATCTCTGCCGACGGCGCGATGTGGCGCATCGACGAGCCGTCGCTCACCGTGTCGAGTCGCGGTCTCGCGGGCCTCGAGCTGACGCTCGCGGCGGCAGCGAAGGATTTGCACTCAGGGCGACACGGCGGCGCGGTCGCCAACCCGCTGCACGCGATGGCGCAACTCGTCGCGTCGCTGCACGACGCGAACGGCCGCGTCGCCGTCGACGGTTTCTACGACGATGTGCGGGAGTTGTCGCGAGCCGAGCGCGAGGCGATTGCCGCGCTGCCCTTCGACGAGCAAACGTACCTCGCGCAGGTCGGCGCGCCTTCCGCCTTTGGTGAGCCGGGATATTCGACCCTCGAGCGGCAGTGGACGCGGCCCACGCTCGAGGTCAACGGAATGTGGGGCGGGTACGAGGGGCCGGGTTCGAAGACCGTGATCCCGAGCGAAGCCCACGCGAAGATCACGTGTCGTCTGGTGCCCGATCAGGATCCGTCGCGAATCGTCGAGATCGTGAGGCGACACCTCGAGTCGCACGTTCCACCGGG
This window contains:
- a CDS encoding 2-dehydropantoate 2-reductase, which produces MRFLVWGAGAIGGTLGAYLARAGHDVTFVDTVTEHVTAIDSAGIVITGPIAEFTQRVPAFTPVTLAGTWDTIVLATKAHHTEAATRAILPHLSDDGCVVSAQNGLNELTIARIVGETRTVGSFVNFGADYIEPGVIHYGGRGAVVLGEIDGRVTTRISAIHEAWLRFDDRAIVTPNIFGYLWGKEAYGAMLFATALTNESIADALAMSRYRNLYVALAREILGVAQARGVTPEAFDGFDPSAYLPSASDDAAAASLDALVAHNRKSAKTHSGIWRDLAVRKRRTEVDAQLGIVVTLGNEAGVATPLTARLVELIHEIEDARRPQSLETLDALTTAQPAFR
- a CDS encoding SDR family NAD(P)-dependent oxidoreductase, which produces MEFDFGGKTIVVTGAAHGFGRAISLAFARRGGNVWACDVLADELRETERLARGHDGACSTRVVDVRDKDAVDRFVEEAGAASSRIDVLVNNAGGVLGQIGRPLEQIAPNEWQSIFDVNVSGAFYCSQAAAPRMKAARAGRIVNISSGAGLGISLTGIQAYAAAKAAQIGLTRQLAHELGAWGITVNNIAPGFVRSNPTTERQWESYGEAGQRELVERIALKRLGTPDDIAHAVLFFASDYAGWITGQVLSVDGGK
- a CDS encoding dipeptidase, with the translated sequence MSAASTEPSTPARLAAVLAALQSSHERILDELIEFASIPSVSTDPAHAAAVAAATGWVAAKLAAAGPIKVRTIATAGNPVVYGEWLGTPHAMTALVYGHYDVQPPDPLEKWQSPPFTPTIRGGKLYARGVSDDKGPMLIPIKVAEAFFAADGTLPINLKFMFEGEEEIGSPSLDAFIRDHKELLAADFVISADGAMWRIDEPSLTVSSRGLAGLELTLAAAAKDLHSGRHGGAVANPLHAMAQLVASLHDANGRVAVDGFYDDVRELSRAEREAIAALPFDEQTYLAQVGAPSAFGEPGYSTLERQWTRPTLEVNGMWGGYEGPGSKTVIPSEAHAKITCRLVPDQDPSRIVEIVRRHLESHVPPGTRLSISAMDHGAGASHIEPDHFALEAADRALHAVYGSRPLRVRMGGTVPIGELFQRHMGLSTVFFSFSTADEDFHAPNEFFRVHRLHEGLEAWARYWTILGERQA